The following proteins are co-located in the Silene latifolia isolate original U9 population chromosome 1, ASM4854445v1, whole genome shotgun sequence genome:
- the LOC141651822 gene encoding uncharacterized protein LOC141651822, translating into MEHLFRDCPVSRRLWACSELGIRAELGSHLDITKWIIEWISYLGNLEGGEVRVIRFVAMIWCLWSVRNKILFQGLTFHPLMFYNLWAHLVGTADQAMKANDKEILNTMVPSGISRTDSALWIRDSNPVCIVGEIKNCDYVRVMVDAGWRGMEKARIGWEGILGNGQRCCSEVRKIRAESPLQAEGLGVLTVMLWAQQQGIRHLEISTDCISIVYQLAGIERTHHLLKALLKDVLEVAASFHCLAISFIPRSFNKTKTWSCM; encoded by the coding sequence ATGGAACATTTATTTCGTGACTGTCCTGTGTCACGAAGATTATGGGCTTGTTCAGAGCTCGGAATACGTGCTGAATTGGGCTCACATTTGGATATTACGAAATGGATAATTGAATGGATTTCGTATTTAGGAAATTTGGAAGGTGGAGAGGTTCGGGTGATACGGTTTGTGGCAATGATTTGGTGTCTATGGAGTGTTCGAAATAAAATACTCTTCCAAGGTCTGACCTTCCATCCGCTAATGTTCTATAATTTATGGGCGCATTTGGTTGGGACGGCAGATCAAGCGATGAAGGCGAACGATAAGGAAATACTCAATACAATGGTTCCTTCCGGTATTTCAAGAACTGATAGTGCGCTGTGGATCAGAGATAGTAACCCGGTTTGTATTGTGGGTGAAATTAAAAATTGTGACTATGTAAGGGTTATGGTGGATGCTGGGTGGAGGGGGATGGAGAAAGCAAGGATTGGTTGGGAGGGTATACTAGGGAATGGGCAAAGATGTTGTAGTGAGGTAAGAAAGATTAGAGCGGAATCACCTTTACAGGCCGAGGGATTGGGGGTGTTAACGGTTATGTTATGGGCTCAGCAACAAGGCATACGTCACTTAGAGATCTCTACGGACTGCATTTCCATTGTCTACCAGCTAGCTGGGATCGAACGTACGCATCATCTCCTTAAAGCGCTACTAAAGGATGTGTTGGAGGTTGCCGCTTCTTTTCATTGTTTAGCTATTAGTTTTATTCCTAGATCGTTTAATAAAACAAAGACATGGTCTTGTATGTGA